A region of the Micromonospora sediminicola genome:
CTGGTCGCCGAGGAAGCCGCCGTGGTGGCTGGGGAAGACCGCCGGCCGCCCGCCGAGCAGCTCGGCCGCCGCCGCCGTCGTGCGCGCGGTGAGGGTCTCCGCGGACTCCTCGCCGACCGCGAGGACGACCCGGGTACGCGTCACGCGCAGCCCGTCGACGTCCGGCCGGTAGCCGGTGATCGCGGTGGACCGGTCGGAGAGCAGCGGGTCGTCCCGGGTGCCGTCGTCAGCGGTCGGCAGCCCGAACGCGGCCGGGTCCGGCGCGGGCCGGGCGAAGTAGTCGTCGGTGAACTCGCCCCGCCAGGACGTCATGGCCATGAACGCGGCCATGCCGGCGCCCCAGCCGTGCCTGTCGTACGCCTCCTGGCAGGCGGCCGTGGCCCGCGCGGCGGCCTCGGCGTCGGGGAGCAGCGCGACCAGCGGCGGTTCGTGCGCCACCAGCGTGGCCACCGTGCCCGGGCACGCCGCCACCAGGGCGAGCGCGGTCACCGCCCCGCCGCTGCTGGCGAACATGTCGACCGGCCCCGCGCCGAGGGCGTCGACGACGGCGCGTACGTCCGCGGCCTGGACCTCGGGCACGGCGTCGGTGCGACCGTCCTTGCGCACGCTGCGGCCGAGCCCGCGCGGGTCGTACGTGACGACGGTGCGGTCCGGGAAGTGCGAGGCCAGCACGGTGAAGCCGTCGGCGCACATCGGCTGGCCGATCATGAACAGGGGCCGGTGCGCGCCGGCGGCCGCGCGGGGTTCGTGCAC
Encoded here:
- a CDS encoding alpha/beta fold hydrolase, with the translated sequence MTTQTLQTPEVDLVYDVHEPRAAAGAHRPLFMIGQPMCADGFTVLASHFPDRTVVTYDPRGLGRSVRKDGRTDAVPEVQAADVRAVVDALGAGPVDMFASSGGAVTALALVAACPGTVATLVAHEPPLVALLPDAEAAARATAACQEAYDRHGWGAGMAAFMAMTSWRGEFTDDYFARPAPDPAAFGLPTADDGTRDDPLLSDRSTAITGYRPDVDGLRVTRTRVVLAVGEESAETLTARTTAAAAELLGGRPAVFPSHHGGFLGDQGGYAGKPDEFAARLREILDASA